The proteins below come from a single Mucilaginibacter mali genomic window:
- a CDS encoding DUF5977 domain-containing protein, with translation MSKNTGTLIGATLKTADSADLYAVAEQVDIKGGHHTRDTVSQMNAIPAHLLVEGMTCYVKANKNTYVLDSDLVTWKLDKQDSGTGTAPGSGGDAETIQIISGNFGAWTALDSPTASYFDEQVELKFKADLQAFPSRSIVYLHGQFGLADTVIGDEITLGTLPENARPAAQLKKYMIVKGIEVFLIVETTGEVKLQALDELQLPTGSGESEPQPYYIECFWQPVISDTETTVYTATRTGNFTRECPGGQEGTTVTFSADYTSTIDQDTAEAIADANFNADGQAYANGEESGATCSVIPTSTYVSNGYGKTLYLTISGDEDYYLEDYIPSHSNRSYDNRGTYSLHMDFGTGTDHAIYWLFDPATYDPNDPATYETGTIGDVAAGEDPTPVFVDYGQNLIISPTKPEAA, from the coding sequence ATGTCAAAGAACACAGGAACACTTATAGGCGCTACACTCAAAACCGCCGACAGCGCCGACCTTTATGCAGTTGCCGAACAGGTTGATATAAAAGGCGGCCACCACACCCGCGATACCGTATCGCAAATGAATGCGATACCAGCTCATTTATTGGTTGAAGGGATGACGTGCTATGTAAAGGCCAATAAAAATACCTACGTGCTGGATAGCGACCTGGTTACCTGGAAACTGGATAAACAGGATAGCGGAACCGGCACAGCGCCGGGCAGTGGGGGCGACGCGGAAACCATACAGATCATTAGCGGCAATTTCGGCGCGTGGACAGCTTTAGACAGCCCCACAGCCAGCTATTTCGACGAACAGGTTGAACTGAAATTTAAAGCCGACCTGCAAGCCTTCCCCAGCCGCTCGATAGTTTACCTGCACGGGCAATTCGGTTTGGCCGATACCGTCATAGGCGACGAAATTACGCTGGGTACACTTCCCGAAAATGCCCGGCCGGCCGCGCAGTTAAAAAAATACATGATTGTAAAAGGTATCGAGGTTTTTTTAATTGTGGAAACTACCGGCGAAGTGAAGCTGCAAGCGCTGGACGAACTGCAACTGCCAACCGGCAGCGGCGAAAGCGAACCGCAGCCCTACTATATTGAATGTTTTTGGCAGCCGGTGATCAGCGATACCGAAACAACGGTATACACCGCTACCCGTACCGGCAATTTCACCCGCGAATGCCCGGGCGGGCAGGAAGGCACTACCGTAACTTTCTCGGCCGATTATACATCTACCATAGACCAGGACACAGCGGAAGCGATAGCCGACGCGAATTTTAACGCGGATGGCCAGGCCTATGCCAATGGCGAAGAAAGCGGCGCTACCTGTAGCGTGATCCCAACCAGCACCTACGTATCAAACGGGTACGGCAAAACCCTGTACTTAACCATAAGCGGCGACGAGGATTATTATTTAGAAGATTATATACCGTCGCACAGTAACCGCAGCTACGATAACCGCGGCACCTATAGCCTGCATATGGATTTTGGTACCGGCACCGACCATGCCATTTACTGGCTGTTTGACCCGGCTACTTACGACCCTAACGACCCGGCTACTTACGAAACCGGCACCATAGGCGACGTTGCCGCAGGCGAAGACCCTACCCCGGTTTTTGTAGACTACGGCCAAAACTTAATTATATCACCAACTAAACCCGAAGCAGCATAA